In the Lates calcarifer isolate ASB-BC8 linkage group LG16_LG22, TLL_Latcal_v3, whole genome shotgun sequence genome, GCACTTCAACCAAAGACAATCAAATGATATTAAAGGTGAGGAAGCCTGGAACATGTGTTATTACTTACAGCTGAACAATAAAGACAAATCAATATGGACACATCCACCTGGGGCTTTAGTGCGAAAGGACCTAAGATTAAACAGGGAACTGATATGAGATTCTGTTGTAAATATTCCTGAAGTCTCTAGCCTGGATTATTTGCAGTTGCCGATTTTCATTGTTGTTATATTctatgatggaaaaaaaaaaatcaatactcTTGCTTGCTTTGAATACCCCCTTCAGTACAGCAGTGTGCTACAAAGCACAATCGGAAAGAATTAAGATGACAGAAAAGCAGACCGGTGCATGCGTCAATACTGCTATCTACAAGCACACAATAATACTTTAATGTTTGCTGTATGTGAAAAGTTTATGCTGTATTTCAAATCATGTAATAGTATTTTTCCTTTCCACTATGTCAGAGACAGCACCTGCTCAAGCCTTCTTTGCCTACACACTCCTGCCTGAATGGAACTGAATACAATGGAATATCACATCCATTTCCAACTGGAAACAAATGGTGCTTTAAAAGCGTGCCTGTCCAGACTTTCACCTGCCTGGAAAATATCATTGCCATGGTTACCTTTTTTTCAGTAACAATATAATGTTGCTTTGAGTGCTCTTAGAGAAAACTACTGCACAGTATCCTCTCATTCTCCTGGAATAGCTCTGAATATGTATCACTTAGGTGGTAAACAGTTGATGTGTTTAATAAAGCCttgtgttgaaaaataaaaacatgtttttcattggGTATCACTGCATTAGGTTTGGACATAGAGACATAAAAAAGTAGTTAATTTATAGAGGATTAtacaaccttttctgatgttttaACACAGAGGCTGAAATGTGCAACATTTGCAGCCCTAGGAGGAAGTTTAACTGTTTCATGGATAAACAGGTTCCTCTGGTTTTTGGCCACTACACAGTACAAAGCACAAGCCTCCAGTTCTCCCATCCCCCTTCTCACGCTACACCACTCCAGCCCTCAGCAacatcacagcacagcagcacactGCTTGTAGTTCACATGGAATCAAAAACGACAGAACTAAAGCTGTAAAACATGTATGAGTCCAACAGATTTATGAGAGGagcctgtttttctgtctgatacATGAACTATATTACATTGACAATTATTGTGTAGTATCTCTGTTAGGGTCAGGttgacaaaataaatgacaacacTTGTATGTAGAGTGTATAACCGTGTATTCTGCATTGCATGTGTCTCTACTAAAGTCCCTGACAGTTACACAGGCTTGCTTGGAACAGGAAATGTTGTGCATGGCTGATAATGTATCTAATGAGTTGTCTACAGtgaacacattgtttttttaacagaagATTGTAACTGCATGCTTCCAAATCAGCATTTTACTTTCACATTATGTAAAATCCAGCAGCGGCACATTATTTGTTGAACAGAATGTGCTCACAAAATGAATGGCTATATGTATATTGACTAACCACATAAACAACTACATTGTAAGCAGGGAAGCAGGAGGTTGGTTTCCCCAGTGTGAATGACTAACCTCCCTCAGGAACATTTGAGCCACTGATGATAGAAGGAAAATATGTCCACTGAGCTCCCCTTGAATCCCTGACTTTAGCGGGGGGCATACCAGCCATCTCTGCTATCGTCAGCTGACATCTCAAACACAGTCCTACTGTGTGCTCTGGCCTTGTCTGTCACCTCGATAAAACAAGGACTTCTTGATGTATATTCAAATGCAGCCTCTGTGCAACGCTATGTATTAATATTATTCAACTTCCAAAAGCATCACAAATCACATATGAAACATCCATGAGAGTGCTCCTAGGATCATAAAGCTCTTTAGTGGAGGATACCAAAGCCAAAGCTTAACAAAAGGTTTGAGAAATGCTGGTTTGTTCCCTCCGTCTCCGTGCCTTTTTAAGATAAGCAGATCATTTTGAATCCATCACATCCAGGCTGACATTTTCTAGTGTCAGAGTTCAGACTAATCTCAGATCTTAACAGCCCTCGAAAGGCAGATTTTGTTGGTGAGGCTTCATGTCCATAGGATAATGTATATATACTCAGTATGACATACACAGCCCTACAGAATGTATTTTGAACCTGAGACAGATAGCATGAATAGATGTACATCTTTTTTACGCTGCACTATTCACTCCTCTCTTGAGGTTTTCAGGTGGCATCAGTCCCACCTCCTTCAGCTTCTCCAGCCTCTGCAGGGTCTCCATGATGTCAAACTGCCATTGTTTTACCTGCTGTACTGCTGTCACTCCCTCCTGTAACACAGTTCATACTGTCAGTTTGTTTGCATTGAATCATATTGTATGTACATGCAGCATTGAGATATGAACCACAGCATGTTGGCTTCTGATAGGGAATCAGTAAGTATCCTTTGAAGGAACAGTTCagtattttggaaaatgttgaCACCGCTCTCATATCTCTACATTAAAAATAAGGCCACAGTCAGCAGGCTTAAGCTTATCTattctaaaaaatatatattatatctgTATATATTATTTGGGCAATGTAGAGAAGGGAACAAGGTGGGAGAGCAAGGATTTTGACACTTCACAAAGGTCCCTGGCTGGAATTGACCTGTGGATGTTGTGAGTAGAACCAGGGTGCTGTtggttagcttatcttagcatacCACCAGCTAGCAGAGACTGTGCACTGCCAAAAATTTGACTGGCACATATCCCCTTGTAAAACAGTGAACTGGCAACTTCATTCTTTGGAGTAAAAAAGCAAGATATACCGTCTTAATTACTGAGCTGttccttcctgtttccagtctctacACTAAGCTAACCTATAGTGGCTGCTGGCTGGAGCATCATATCTAATGTACAGATATAACtcttggggaaaaaagtaaaaagcgcatttcccagaatgtcaaagtattattttaaaatcGTCTTCAAGCTAAACTAGACATGCTCAACAGGAAAAACTCacatgattttttatttttgtgtcagcTCCTGCAATTATGAGCAGCTTCACTATCTTGTATCTGTTGAGACGCACAGCATCATGCAGGGCTGTGTCTCCTTCCTGAGAGCAGGAAAAAAGTTATTAATGACAGAAATGAATAGTAGAGATGATGAACCACTGAAATTAAACACTGGTGAGCTGATTCCTACCCTGTCCCTGGAGTTGACTTTGGCATCACAGGACAGCAGATACTCCACAATGGTGGTGTGGCCTGTTCTTGTGGCCACATGCAGAGGAGTGCTGTACAACTGCAATGTATGCAAATCCACATACAGATATATATAGGACCAGCTGTATATCAGTATAACGATatgttcacagacacacaagcagaaGCCAGAAGGCTCCAAATGCAGgcacaaataaaatacacacacaccttatctCTAACATTCAGGTCGGCCCCATGGCTCTTCAGGGCTTTGACAACTCCCAGGCTTCCCCCTCTGCAGGCCCAGTGTATGGCCCTGGAGCCCAGCTGAAACACAGTAGGAGGGCCCCATCCTATTAGTAGTGCTGACTACAGGCCACTAGAAGCTTGAGCTTTAGTATGTGAGGATaatctcatcatcatctttacaAATTAATAATGTGCTTGCACATCTTACTCGATCTTTAAAGTTAATATCAGCTCCTTTTTCTAAAAGGCTTTGGACAACTGTGGCATGTCCTTCCAGAGAAGCACGGTGTAGTGCTGTCCTCTTCAACTGGAAAATATAATATCATTATAAGTAGAAACGATCTGTTGTAGTATGTTGTACATTTATCCATGCTCAAAGGGAGAGCATACCTCGTCATTGACATTAGGGTTCCCACCATCAGCCAGATACTTGTCTATCACATTCAGTTTGCCTTGAGTGGCTGCCATCATGAATTCTCCAGTATCCACATGCCCTATCTGTcaatgtggacacacacacacacacacacacacacacacacagaaaaggaacaggagagacagagattcaGTTTTTATATCTCCTTGTGCACATGAAGTTAAGGTTTTTGAAAATTCTAGCTCACCACAGGGATTTCCACAGACAACCTGGGTGAGTATGTTTTCTTgatcttctttttccttttgcaCAGCTCTATGATATCTTCTCCTCCACTCAGGTCCAAAATCTCACAGTGTAGGTCTGAGGAaatcctcctcactctctcctctgcctgaagatgacagaaacaataataatgtaGAAAATATTATTAGAAAAGCTACATGAGAGAGGTACCATTGGCATGTAAGGCAGAGGTGCAAAGTAAGCTACGGGTTGTTGAGAGTCGGGAATGATAGTGTTAATGTCAAAATACATTCACAGCATAGTGCAAGCTAGGCTTGGCCATAACAAAATTAATGTTCCCCATAAACTGCCTCTCATATATAATATATCAGTGACAGAGTTCAAAGGAACATGTCTTTGCTTGCATGTGTAGTACGTGACTTGCATTCTTGTAAAATAACACATGTTCTATTGATGACAAGTTCTTTGTTTCTTGAGCATAAAAACCCTTTGAGTgccagaaatattttaaatatgttttcatttgaagaaCCTCGGAAGATAACCACAAAGCAAATAGATTTTACTTCAAGTTAATGTCAGCAATTATAGACCATCATTTGgtcttgttttaaaaacattaagttCACTGCTAGAGCAAATAGAAATACCACATTTATATATTTGGCAAAACATATGACCAGGAGCTTTTAAACTCTGACTTGATTCATGGAAACCTAAATGAAAGTTAAATGTAACAACACTCTGGGAAAAATACACCAGATTGgaatggaaaagaaaatgatccAACTGCATTTCACTTCATATCTAGAGACACGGTGGTCCTTGGTTTGCACAtgtggtgctgtgtgttttccagtaTACTTGCAAAAGGATGTTGAAGTAGGCTTTTCTCTTCACGTTTGGGGCTTAACTTCAATGCTGACATGCCTCTAGGATATAACCGCTAGTAAATGCAATGCATGTCTTCACATAAAATACCTGTTCACGTGTTTTAAAACCAAGCTTTTCAACTCCTGATTTGGTAACAGTAACATTATATTATGGGAATATCAGTCAATCTGCTGTGCTCAATAAGATTTCCCTAGTGGTGAGTGATTAATGATTATCATTCCGGAAGTCATGCTAAATGTTAGATACTGTGATATAAATAGAAAACCATCACAAATGTCACTTTGGGAACAGTAGTATTTCTCTCACCTACCTGagctttcttttcttctcctgccGTATGGTCCATCACACTGGCTGCCCACTGCACCACCTCTTCCATTTCTGTTTGCAGAAAGTgtaaaaagatacaaaaaactGTCAATAAAGTAATGCTGAACAGCTAAACTCTTTCTAATATCAACTAATAATCTGCAGtacattaaaagaaaagtggTGGATAACTCTGCGCATGACTGTGTGTCACTTTATACAGACGCTCTGCAAGCCCAGTGGCTTCCTGGCCAGAATGCTAGGTTCATAGGGACATTGTGTTACCCcaacaaacaggtgtgtgtgcactttgGTATGTGTAAGCATGTATGCCTGTGAGTACTTGCCAGCTCcacactatctctctctctctctctctctctctctctctctctctgtctaccgctctctctctttccctctccctcttttcatctcatgcacatgcacacacactcatacacacacattcatatacaaGTACATCCAACCCTTCAGGCATGTCACGCCCAGGTCATGAGCTGAGGGAACATTCATTCCACAAGCTCCTGGTTTTACTCACTCTTATTGTTACAGCAGTGTGTATGTCTCTTTTACAGGAGTACGACCCtcataaacacactgttttgGGGGATTATGTTATTTATAAAGATTTCATTACCGTAAAGTGATACcttgtaaatatttgtttgctAGCACACCAACAATCAATCACTGTCCAGCTGCAGCTTtgatattttttccattaaagTAAAATTTTAAAGGGCATATCAgacagtacacacatacatgcagtaGCTATACAAACATGTTAAACCAAATTTCCTTTTCCTGTTGTCCTGTGTTTCATTATCATAATTTTCTTACactgaatttctttttctgaCACTTCCcctttcttgctttcttttaatgcagtgtttttttccttctttttttgaTGGACTAGTTGgttacacagtcacactcaGTTAAAAACATTCCTGCCAGAGTGTGACCAAGTGATGTGTTAATGGTTAACTAGTGTTATTGAGAGAAGTGTCAGAGTTCAGCCGGGTGGGAAGCAGAAGCAGCCATTTTACCTCTTGCTGCCTTCCCATCAGCCATGGAGCACAGGCGGACAGACAGTTAACTATCTGCTCACGTCTCTACCAGGCTGGCTGTAAGTTAAATTGTTCACATTACTCAAAATGATGTTCTTCTTGATGCTTTAGTGAATAGAAACCATTTGAAAAGACAGTGTTTGTTGACATTAGGTAGTGAAATAGATAACAAGGTACTCTATCTAAGCTCTGTAAGTACTTAAATGGTGTTATTAAGACAGTTTGCCTTGACTATAGACAGAAACTAAATTGTATGTTTCAAGAGGTACAGGCACAGGTGCCATGGTGACGCTGAATCGCTTGAGTGTAGAGGACCCAGATGATGGCTCCCCGCTGCTGCCCgaggctgcagaggctgcaaTACCAACACCTGTCTCTCACTGGAAGAGAGTGGTCACAAAGACTGACTCCAGGGAATTTTTCCTCAGCAGGTACATGTCTCCAGgtgctgtatttattttgtggaCTTGTTATTTAAAGATACAAAGTgagctctgtcttttttctctgccaTACAGGAATGAGAACCTTGCCCTCAGTCTGGTGCTGCTGATCGGAGGCTACTCAGCCGTTCTGATTCCTGCATATTTCCACTTGGATCAAGTGGCAACATTCAGTGATGACTACAAACATCCCAAAGATCTGGTGTGCACACACATCTTAGCAGTTACTCTGGATCATTTTGTCACTCTTACTAAACTTTTCTATGTTTGCCCCTCTTTTCAGGCCCTTCTAAATCAGTCAGCTGCCCTGCTGTCAGACCCCTGCCAGCCTCGCTGgtgcctgaaccacctcaagCCCCTGTCCTGTTCTGCAGGCCTCCTAGACAtccctgtgtttgtgcagcaggaCAGGCCTGCATCCTGGGATCTGTCCCCTCCTCTGGGGCTCCAGGGCAGTGAAGAACATCTGGCCCTggctctttcctctctgcctgaGCCTGGCCTGCCTCCATCACTGAGGAGAGAAGGCAGCTGCAGGCGATGTATGGTGGTGGGCAACGGAGGGGTTCTTTATGGGAGCCATCTTGGATCTCATATAGATCAGTATGACATCATTATTAGGTATGCATCCCAGTGTCAGACTGGAAGGATAgccagaaaaaaattaaaaaatacactgcattaacacacacacacacacaatcattcttacagacacattttttctctgttaCCAGGTTAAATAATGCTCCTGTGCCTGGCTTTGAGAGAGATGCTGGTTCCCGCACCACAATCCGCCTGATTTACCCAGAGGGGGCACCTCACTCTCAAAATGAGTACAAAAAGACCACCATGGTTGCTCTGGTGGTCTTTAAGAGCCTGGACCTGGACTGGCTTACTTCTGTCATCACCAAACAGCCTCTGGTAAGCCTACATCACATGAACCATTGCACATAGAAATGGTGTATTATGTAAGCCGCGAGTGTCACAGCATCACTGACTGCCTCACATGCTTGACATCTcccttgctgttttttttatagAGCCTCTGGTCCAAAATGTGGTTCTGGAGGGAGGTGGTGGATGATATTCCCCTGAGACCAGAGAACTTCAGGATCCTCCACCCAGAGATTATTCACAAGACAGGACAAGTCTTGCAAAAATATGCTCTGAAGCAGGGAAATGTGAGTTCTAACATAACAATGGCATGTCTCAGTGGCCTAATCTGTCCTAAACGATACATAGATAATGCCTGGCTGAGACATGTATTGGCTTTTTCACAAGCCTGGGAATTAAGGGAGCGTCTCGAGATAaacagcgtctcgagataaacagcgtctcgagataacttctgttgtgaattggcgctatataaataaaatctgacttgacttgacttgaaagATGAACAAATACAACCTTCAGTTCACAAAGAACATGCTCATTTTAGCACACACAGGATTTTACTGTCATGTTGCATATGtcctttaaaacaaaaatattgctGAGtaaagtattttcttttctcaaatAGATGGTGCCAACACTAGGTGCCAGTGCAGTGGTGATGGCTTTGCAGATCTGTGACCAGGTGAGCTTGGCAGGGTTCGGATATGATATGCAGCACCCAGAAGCCAGGCTACACTACTACGAGACCATTCGCATGGATGCAATGAAGGCTCAAGTAAGTTTAGATAGATTACCTAAAAGTGGTACACACTTTTCTTCTGACATTTTGACTCCaatcaatttttattttaccatCATCCAGGTGGTGCACGATGTCAACGCTGAGAAACTCTTCTTGAGGGACCTGGTAGCTGCAGGAGCTGTGACTGACCTCACAGGAGCTCTGTGAGTCAGCAGCGCAGAGACTGATAATATGCACTCCTCCCTCTCAATGTGAACCTGTATGGTGTCCTCCATAACTGTGCCCTATTGGAAGAATCCTACACAGCACGGACTGACCTTTAAAATGCTCACAGTCTCCAGGGTTACCTGACGAGTGAGCAAATTAAATTCTAAAGGTTAGATTGTAGGAGATTGTAGAGACTACCCTGAAGCATATCTTGTTAAAATTCAGTGATTCCATAACCAGCTGTTACAAGTACTGTAATTGTCATATGGGTGAATAATTTCTCATCACTCACATACAATAAATGCAATAGTATGTggttcaaacacacatttaattatGTTTACAGTGACTCAATAAAAAGTGAATATGAAACTATTGATATTTATTGTTTCCAAAAAGAATGTGGATTAAGAGAGACGTATCGTAAATACTGTTGCATGTTTCATTCATATAAGGTTTGACACTTGCAGTAGTGAATAGACAATATctgcatttataaaaaaaaaaaaatcaatctgctgcaaattttaaaaagtgaaaaaaaaaaaaaaaatcccacataCAGTGCAACCATCTATACTATTACTTATAAATAGGGAGCAGGtcataaatgaatatttatttatatattacaaTCTACAAAAATAAAGGACTGATATCGTCAATATACTTCGTACGAGACACAAAATAGTGCATAAGTGCACAACGGTGTTCGATTGTGCTGATCAGAAACAACTGCTTCCAAGAAATAATTTTAGGTCACCCTATCATACGATACATAACCTTATACACTGTGAAAATTTTGGAAACACGGACCACAGGCACTGGACACAGTACATATAGCgagtgagagaaatgagagagtgAGGCTACTGTGACTCAGTTCAAGCGCGTGGGTGCGACTACAGCAGCGGATTGCGCGAAGGCTCCCACAGTTTGCTTGCCAGCTGTCTGCAGTGCTGGAGGATGATCTCGGTGGGGATGACCCCCAGGTGAACTGTCAGCAGCTCGTAGCACTTCACCACCTCACCCTGGTGATTCTTACTGTAGTACCGCAGCAGCTTCCTGCTGGACACATTACTTGCTATAGTCAGCAGCACTCTCTTTTAGATTAATCGCATCTATTTCTGTCATGCACATGTTGTTTACCTGTAGTAGTCCCAGGCAAGCATCCCGATGGGGGCAGAGTCATCAGGTAGGATGGGTATGTCCCCTGCCTCTAACTTGTAGCCCTGTTTGATCAGATATACATCAGATACTGCTGTATCTTTCATAGTATTAATTCCATCATCCAATCTAAGTCTAAGTCAATACTAAACTGACCTCTTTTTATTACGCAATACTAAAACATGACATGAGAGTGATTTACCGTTTCATTTTCAAACCACAGGAAGTAGCAGAAGTAGAAATCTCCATCACGTAATGTGACAGTGGAGTAGCCCTTCTGGAGAAAGCAGCGTGTTGTTCTGACCAGGCTCCACACCTTCAGTATAGATTAGTAAAGAGAAATCCATTTCAGACAAATATGTACAAAACTATTACATGAGCACTTTAcaggaatattttaaaatttttggATGTGCTTATTCCATTTGTTGCACACAGTaatctgtatggtaaatatgaagccacagacagttagcttagcttaggtTCTGGTGTGTTCACAGCTGCTAGTGTGCTCTTTATCTGTCAGTCAGTAATTTAATGCCACACTAATTTGTTTTAAGACGTGCACACCTTGCTTTTGATGAACTGAGCCAGTGGTCCCTTCCCCAGCTCAGATGTGGTGCGTTCTGTGATGTTGAGAGACGGCGCAATCATTTGACCGGTGGATCGGTCCACGCAGATAAAATGAATGAGGCCTGGGAAATCCTCCAGGTAAGTGAGATTAACTGGGTCAAGATCAATACACTCCACAGTGTGTTATATTTCAAAAGACTTCATATGCATGCACTTCaagaaatataacaaattaaGTTTTGTGCAAAGCAGGGCTCAGAGATCAGACAGGATATGACACCATGGTGATATTCCTCTTGCTTTTCACCAACAGGAAGTCCTTCCAGTccatcagtttctctctgtgagggacagagagggtgacagaaagacaaaaaaaagacaaggcaagaaagaggacacagagatgaacagatgatgaaCAAAGATGCCATTATGGGTTGTCTTGCAGGTACGTGTGTACTAAAAACTGATTCAGAAAATTTGAAACTTATTCAGATTTGAAAATGGAACAACTAAGTTAACAGCAAAAGTAGAGcaaaaagagggggaaaaaaagtccaGCTGCCTGATACATACTGCACCATGGTCTGGGCTCGTTCCTGCAGACCTGGGGAGAGACGCTGAGGAATGTCAGCCGGTCCAGCTTCAATAAGAAAACACTGTCGGTATATGCCACACAGCTGGGTCTTCATATTCTTACACCATGGGATaagactaaaacaaaaacatgaacataatCATTCAAAGACTAATCCAGCAGCTTTGCTATGATGCATTTTGGCCAGCAGAGGGCTGTAGCAGACTTACTCTCTGTTGAACCCAGATCCTCCTCTGGCGAAGGCTCGGTTCTTGAACTCTGTCCAGACATTTTGCAGCTGTGCAGACtggatggaaaataaaagattattattttaattgtcCAGGTCACATGATTAATCACATATATTTCTATAATACACAAGGAACTTGCCCTTTTGGCTAATGTAACTTTTGTATTAGCTGCTTCTCTTTTACTAAATCATCAGCTGATTTGTTCAAGTTTATATTAtgataacaaaacaaattttctgACAAAAGATAATTTACTAACTTTAAGTGTAGTTTTTCACAGCATTAaattttgtattgtattatagTCATCAATAGTGTTTCATGGTTTGTGAATGATATGGTAATAAAGGAGGACTGAATGAGGgctgacatttcagttttataacaGGCtatagtagaaaaaaaaatcaatatttttaagTAAATTATTCTTAATTATTGTGTTTTACATGGAAATTCCACTTAAAATTATTTTGGAGTTATGATGACAAAGGTATGTATACTGTAAAGGCTTCATTTATAAATGGACATTTGTACAAACACATACCTGTAACTCACTGGGCCCCAGGGCTTTAATGAATTTATCCAGTTTGCCACGGATGTCGTGTATAGTCAGCTGGCCTCTGGTGGCAGCAGAGCCTTCTTGGCCTTCACTTAAACGCCTCTCCAGCTTGGCAAATGCTTCCAAAAACTTATACACTGATGTGGCTACTGCATTGGTGGGAATCTGACATAGATAAATACAGATGCTCAAGTAGTTCAACAAGGGAGGAAATATGTGTTAAGATACACTACATAAAGATTGTAGTAACTTAATAAGTtcagattttttgtttcataaatCTGCCCCCTACTGGccacaaaaccacaacacatcaAGACTGAGAGAGGATATCTTAGGCAAAGCAAGGAAGCAAATATACACATGAATGTGTGCTGGTATTCACAAACCTTAGTTAGCAGCACTAGTGTGATTCCAGGCCACAGTGGCAGGCAGTACATAGAGTGAGGCATCATGGGATATATCCCATCTTTGCTTGAGACCTCTAAGAAGACCCTGCGAGGGGTTGAAGGGTCAGGTGGAGGAACTTCCAGAGTCTGTAAGCTGTCTTCTGCCATCTGAAGACATTACATTATTTATCCAGTTGTGAGGTCTCATTCCAGTCAATCAGTTCATTTTTGCATGGAATCATCAATCAGAAATCAGGATTAACTTTTAGGAAGGGCTAAAATATTGTCTCACCTGGATGTCTGGGTCCATAAACTCAAACACAGGGGTACTTCCTCTCACTGGCTTGTCTgatgacacagaaaaatacataaCATACTGTTGTCAAGAAACTGTATGACTGTAATGATGAGAAATATATTCACTCAAGTAACAATGGTCATTCCTCTTGATACACACTTCACATTACTGCCATCTAGTCATGGATACAGGAGTCTACAATAGAGGATCATTCAGACTCTGAATCTGTTTGAGTGCATGCACATACGTATGGTACAAGTACAGCCTGTGATGCAGGCAGGAGCATAAATCTATATGTAAAGACTCTCTCTGTACTGCATTTTCAATATGAAGGACATACAATGAAAGGAATGactgaataaacagaaatatatagaCTCTACAACACAACCCACCTGAACCATTTGAGTCTCTGTCTGTAGGGGACGGTTCTGGGGTGTAGAAACTTTCAGGACCTGAACCTGACGTACTCTCAACATCcttcacagacaaacacacaacatgcacagaaacagacaatATACAATCAGAAACAAGGTGGTCAACATTTTGTGGTGGTGCTGGGTGAACAGTTGTTAGTATTTTCTACCTCAGGACCTGGGTCATCCAGGTCTACGTTGCTAGGATACATATTCTGTGCCATGATGATGAGGGCCAGCAGGTCTGAGGTGGCAAGTGTGCTTGCATTGCGGCTAGAATGAGTAGACAAGCAAAGAGATGGCatatgttatttaaaaaaaaactttaatcattaaaataaagcagACTTAGAAGTCATATGTAAGAAATGGTTCAAGTTTTGGAATATATGTGAAGGGTTTATGGAAACATCTGTGTACACCTGGAGTAGAAGGCGAGCAATTTGGTGTGAACCAGGATGAATGCATGCAGCAcctcctcccctgctctctctaCACTGCTGTTGAGCTGCTGAACTAAACGGCGCTCAAGGAACTCGATGCACTGCTCACACAGCGTGGGGTGGATCAGCCTCTCCACTGcctgagagaggaaggagatgaaaCAAGAGTGTGGGCGATAATGATGATTTTAATCATCATTTCCACCATGGGCTGAACATTCAAAGAGAAGTATTCGCCCTTAAACATGTGCACGCTGGCTTTTCAAACGTTTTAGATTATGAGCTGACCGGTGCCTCTAATGAGAAAGGAATGACAGCTGCCAGgggattttgtttttcaggggTATGATTCATTAATCATAACCCTGAAGGCAAATGGCAACCTGAATTAATATTGTTACAGGAGAAATGtaaggttttctgtttttgattaatatatttctaaaaatgtatgtatgcatattTACACTTTTAGA is a window encoding:
- the hps1 gene encoding Hermansky-Pudlak syndrome 1 protein isoform X1, which translates into the protein MKCLLIASESAEVLFHWTDPEFQQNIQEQYGASQEEGQGLPAFEDSISTLFAPIIISCSTMVDRLGDSYTSFTTENNHIYILHQFDECLYIAVNGDGEEGEDDLRRKIYVMKKMIEVLFGMVTLSGKLLRKELRPQDTEQRARLWKHLQSLLETYSHLRENDQSFLVEAVERLIHPTLCEQCIEFLERRLVQQLNSSVERAGEEVLHAFILVHTKLLAFYSSRNASTLATSDLLALIIMAQNMYPSNVDLDDPGPEDVESTSGSGPESFYTPEPSPTDRDSNGSDKPVRGSTPVFEFMDPDIQMAEDSLQTLEVPPPDPSTPRRVFLEVSSKDGIYPMMPHSMYCLPLWPGITLVLLTKIPTNAVATSVYKFLEAFAKLERRLSEGQEGSAATRGQLTIHDIRGKLDKFIKALGPSELQSAQLQNVWTEFKNRAFARGGSGFNRDLIPWCKNMKTQLCGIYRQCFLIEAGPADIPQRLSPGLQERAQTMVQEKLMDWKDFLLVKSKRNITMVSYLEDFPGLIHFICVDRSTGQMIAPSLNITERTTSELGKGPLAQFIKSKVWSLVRTTRCFLQKGYSTVTLRDGDFYFCYFLWFENETGYKLEAGDIPILPDDSAPIGMLAWDYYSRKLLRYYSKNHQGEVVKCYELLTVHLGVIPTEIILQHCRQLASKLWEPSRNPLL
- the hps1 gene encoding Hermansky-Pudlak syndrome 1 protein isoform X2; translated protein: MKCLLIASESAEVLFHWTDPEFQQNIQEQYGASQEEGQGLPAFEDSISTLFAPIIISCSTMVDRLGDSYTSFTTENNHIYILHQFDECLYIAVNGDGEEGEDDLRRKIYVMKKMIEVLFGMVTLSGKLLRKELRPQDTEQRARLWKHLQSLLETYSHLRENDQSFLVEAVERLIHPTLCEQCIEFLERRLVQQLNSSVERAGEEVLHAFILVHTKLLAFYSSRNASTLATSDLLALIIMAQNMYPSNVDLDDPGPEDVESTSGSGPESFYTPEPSPTDRDSNGSDKPVRGSTPVFEFMDPDIQMAEDSLQTLEVPPPDPSTPRRVFLEVSSKDGIYPMMPHSMYCLPLWPGITLVLLTKIPTNAVATSVYKFLEAFAKLERRLSEGQEGSAATRGQLTIHDIRGKLDKFIKALGPSELQSAQLQNVWTEFKNRAFARGGSGFNRDLIPWCKNMKTQLCGIYRQCFLIEAGPADIPQRLSPGLQERAQTMVQEKLMDWKDFLLVKSKRNITMVSYLEDFPGLIHFICVDRSTGQMIAPSLNITERTTSELGKGPLAQFIKSKVWSLVRTTRCFLQKGYSTVTLRDGDFYFCYFLWFENETGYKLEAGDIPILPDDSAPIGMLAWDYYRKLLRYYSKNHQGEVVKCYELLTVHLGVIPTEIILQHCRQLASKLWEPSRNPLL